A part of bacterium genomic DNA contains:
- the infB gene encoding translation initiation factor IF-2: protein PAKKTVKKKVAAKTEPAAKETAAKEPAAGKTATAKADGESVDDGVTAAAPAAAPTKDAEAAGKPAVAKTPKKPAPPPVEAPAEPEAAAKPPLRRARIIKRADVPVKAEAVVEEAPAEAPAAAPDEAAAPDVEVPADAVETTAPETAAEPPVEEQDGAGKPGARDDKSSPASRRPRRTAKVIRMGSGVVQTKTGLAVPEPRGPSGGPGGAPALGADGQPAENWNWGEVRRDIAGHRGRGDANSSVRDSVQAAMQRRQEVREGTPDSDRRKRRKKKKVDEVAVAQSVKQTLAQLDGAKGGRRRHRRGGGAEAETDAGPMLRVTEFITVQELAEKFEIQPREAIAKLFSLGLMATMNQRLERDQIELLADEFEKDVEFLGEYGDEELADAEPEVREEDLEHRAPVVTVMGHVDHGKTSLLDHIRKTNVIAGEAGGITQHIGAYRVQTPGGPITFLDTPGHEAFGAMRARGAQVTDIVILVVAADDRIMPQTIEAINHAKAAGVPLIVAINKIDLPGARPDLVKQDLLGQGIVVEEFGGDVLSAEISAKKGINVERLLELVHLQSEVLELSASSKGNARGVVVEASKEPGRGVLFTVLVEQGTLRVGDHFVCGMQDGKVRALLDERGEVLTQVLPGEPAVVLGAGDVPLAGDRLHVTDTERESRDIAGKRRQLQRVQQFSAPKRSISLDNLAEMVAQGDTKELPIIVKGDVSGSVEAICDALLDLNTDEVHVRIVHKGVGAINESDVLLASNTGAMIIGFHMRPGNAIQERAKEQGVTIEVFDIIYEVVDTMRKAMAGLLGKIRREVSTGSAEIRVVYRIPKVGTVAGAYVTKGTIIRNSLLRLVRHEMMIFEGKISSLKRFKDDVREVQAGYECGIGLENFHDLVEGDVVETYRIEEETRTEL from the coding sequence CCCGCGAAGAAGACCGTCAAGAAGAAGGTCGCCGCGAAGACGGAACCGGCCGCCAAGGAGACAGCCGCCAAGGAGCCCGCGGCCGGGAAGACGGCGACGGCGAAGGCGGACGGCGAGTCCGTCGACGACGGCGTGACCGCCGCGGCGCCGGCCGCCGCGCCGACGAAGGACGCCGAAGCCGCCGGCAAGCCCGCGGTCGCGAAGACGCCGAAGAAGCCCGCCCCGCCGCCGGTGGAGGCGCCCGCCGAGCCCGAGGCCGCCGCGAAGCCGCCGTTGCGCCGCGCCAGGATCATCAAGCGGGCCGACGTGCCGGTCAAGGCCGAGGCGGTCGTCGAGGAGGCGCCGGCCGAGGCGCCGGCGGCGGCGCCCGACGAAGCCGCCGCGCCCGACGTCGAGGTCCCGGCCGACGCCGTCGAGACGACGGCCCCCGAGACCGCCGCCGAGCCCCCCGTCGAGGAACAGGACGGCGCCGGAAAACCGGGCGCGCGCGACGACAAGTCGTCGCCGGCCTCGCGACGCCCCCGCCGCACGGCCAAGGTCATCCGCATGGGTTCCGGAGTGGTCCAGACCAAGACGGGGCTGGCGGTGCCCGAGCCGCGGGGACCGTCCGGCGGCCCCGGCGGCGCGCCGGCCCTCGGCGCCGACGGCCAGCCGGCCGAGAACTGGAACTGGGGCGAGGTGCGGCGCGACATCGCGGGTCACCGCGGCCGCGGCGACGCCAACAGCTCGGTGCGGGATTCCGTCCAGGCCGCGATGCAGCGCCGCCAGGAGGTCCGCGAAGGCACGCCGGACAGCGACCGGCGCAAGCGCCGCAAGAAGAAGAAGGTGGACGAGGTGGCCGTTGCCCAGAGCGTGAAGCAGACCCTGGCCCAGCTCGACGGCGCCAAGGGCGGCCGCCGGCGGCACCGCCGCGGCGGCGGCGCGGAGGCCGAGACGGACGCCGGGCCGATGCTGCGCGTGACCGAGTTCATCACGGTGCAGGAGCTGGCCGAGAAGTTCGAGATCCAGCCGCGCGAGGCCATCGCCAAGCTGTTCTCCCTCGGCTTGATGGCGACGATGAACCAGCGCCTGGAGCGCGACCAGATCGAGCTGCTGGCTGACGAGTTCGAGAAGGACGTCGAGTTCCTCGGCGAGTACGGCGACGAGGAACTGGCCGACGCCGAGCCCGAGGTCCGCGAGGAGGACCTCGAGCACCGCGCGCCGGTGGTCACGGTGATGGGGCACGTGGACCACGGCAAGACGTCGCTGCTGGACCACATCCGCAAGACCAACGTCATCGCCGGCGAGGCCGGCGGCATCACCCAGCACATCGGCGCCTACCGCGTGCAGACGCCCGGCGGTCCGATCACCTTCCTGGACACCCCCGGCCACGAGGCCTTCGGCGCCATGCGCGCGCGCGGCGCCCAGGTCACCGACATCGTGATCCTGGTGGTCGCGGCCGACGACCGCATCATGCCGCAGACCATCGAGGCCATCAACCACGCCAAGGCGGCGGGCGTGCCGCTGATCGTGGCCATCAACAAGATCGACCTGCCCGGGGCGCGCCCCGACCTGGTCAAGCAGGACCTGCTGGGCCAGGGCATCGTGGTCGAGGAGTTCGGCGGCGACGTGCTCAGCGCGGAGATCTCCGCCAAGAAGGGGATCAACGTCGAGCGCCTGCTCGAGCTGGTGCACCTGCAGTCCGAGGTGCTGGAGCTCTCGGCTTCGTCCAAGGGCAACGCGCGCGGCGTGGTCGTCGAGGCCTCGAAGGAGCCGGGTCGCGGCGTCCTCTTCACGGTCCTGGTGGAGCAGGGGACCCTGCGCGTGGGCGACCACTTCGTCTGCGGCATGCAGGACGGCAAGGTGCGCGCGCTGCTCGACGAGCGCGGCGAGGTCCTGACCCAGGTCCTGCCCGGCGAACCGGCCGTGGTGCTCGGCGCCGGCGACGTGCCCCTGGCGGGCGACCGCCTCCACGTCACGGACACCGAGCGCGAGTCCCGCGACATCGCCGGCAAGCGCCGGCAGCTGCAGCGCGTGCAGCAGTTCTCGGCGCCCAAGCGCTCCATCTCGCTGGACAACCTGGCGGAGATGGTGGCCCAGGGCGACACCAAGGAACTGCCGATCATCGTCAAGGGCGACGTGTCGGGCTCGGTGGAGGCGATCTGCGACGCCCTGCTCGACCTGAACACCGACGAGGTCCACGTCCGCATCGTGCACAAGGGCGTCGGCGCCATCAACGAATCGGACGTGCTGCTGGCCTCCAACACCGGCGCGATGATCATCGGCTTCCACATGCGCCCGGGCAACGCCATCCAGGAGCGGGCCAAGGAGCAGGGCGTCACCATCGAGGTCTTCGACATCATCTACGAGGTCGTCGACACGATGCGCAAGGCGATGGCCGGCCTGCTCGGCAAGATCCGCCGCGAGGTCTCGACCGGCTCGGCCGAGATCCGCGTGGTCTACCGCATCCCGAAGGTGGGGACCGTGGCCGGCGCCTACGTCACCAAGGGCACCATCATCCGCAACTCCCTGCTGCGGCTGGTGCGCCACGAGATGATGATCTTCGAAGGCAAGATCAGCTCGCTGAAGCGCTTCAAGGACGACGTCCGCGAGGTGCAGGCGGGCTACGAGTGCGGCATCGGTCTCGAGAACTTCCACGACCTGGTCGAGGGCGACGTGGTCGAGACGTACCGCATCGAGGAGGAGACCCGGACCGAGCTGTAG